A section of the Gopherus evgoodei ecotype Sinaloan lineage unplaced genomic scaffold, rGopEvg1_v1.p scaffold_43_arrow_ctg1, whole genome shotgun sequence genome encodes:
- the LOC115642596 gene encoding transcription factor HES-7.1-like, which yields MSSSAQWDSKQDRKLLKPLLEKRRRDRMNRSLERLRLLLLEATQDERLKNPKVEKAEILQKTVHFVRTQPPAEPARREDTFLQRYHSGYRECLSQATRFLHSSPGICAGKKAYLMERICHCMEKITAREPPTGSPFPNPAYGRYARDAWPSCSPPLGDPACVLHPAPAFPTGHRLQSLAAGRAQPGNSAKGTRGKLSGSQNSAGQPPELNVWRPWP from the exons ATGAGCAGCAGCGCCCAGTGGGACAGCAAACAGGACAGGAAG CTCCTGAAACCTTTGCTGGAGAAGCGGCGCCGGGACCGTATGAACCGGAGCCTGGAGCGACTCCGGCTCCTGCTGTTAGAAGCCACCCAGGACGAG AGACTTAAAAACCCCAAAGTAGAAAAAGCCGAAATTTTACAAAAAACAGTTCACTTTGTGAGGACCCAGCCTCCTGCAG AGCCGGCGAGGCGAGAGGACACCTTTCTGCAGAGGTACCACAGCGGCTATCGGGAATGCCTGAGCCAGGCCACGCGTTTCCTCCACTCCAGCCCGGGCATCTGCGCGGGCAAGAAGGCCTACCTGATGGAGCGCATCTGCCACTGCATGGAAAAAATCACCGCCCGGGAGCCGCCGACGGgcagccccttccccaacccgGCCTACGGCAGGTACGCCCGCGAcgcctggcccagctgcagcccgcCGCTCGGGGACCCCGCCTGCGTCCTGCACCCGGCTCCGGCCTTCCCCACCGGCCACAGACTGCAAAGCCTCGCGGCCGGCCGGGCCCAGCCGGGGAACTCCGCCAAAGGCACTCGGGGCAAGCTGAGCGGTTCACAGAACTCTGCTGGCCAGCCCCCGGAGCTCAATGTCTGGAGACCATGGCCCTAG